Proteins from one Catenuloplanes atrovinosus genomic window:
- a CDS encoding ricin-type beta-trefoil lectin domain protein produces MWRLPSPSGDRGSIPLAMMVVVVGSMIGALVGTLVLSQFAATRVDLRRVHALHAAQAGLDVASAHIRAIASASGSDRTKLPCGPLTGSLGGGSTAVYRVTVRYYLSDPQNRAEDWLTTNKVRCNASSGLGVVPAYAYLVSTGADQPTTTFTDVPTRVLNGTYTFKIDNTNVVGGLIHVSNNGGADLCMDAGSGTPPQDRVLEMQRCEPGKVSQMFAYNDNLTISLVSSRSGSEPLGMCLDVDSVTDGKPVVFRSCASPTRQSQRWSFDDNSQFRPTNSNGTMNTSLCIYVLTARSVGSQVSIKPCSGDATQIVFRQDSGVGAGAAGATTGQLINYRQFGRCLDVTNAVDNAPYLIAWPCKTRPNQADVKWNQRFTLPTVPNGPHSEMSTNHSQVGVIRSGSNNNYCMSSPGSTTTGAYVRFNIACPVGPIPRNQQWTVYGKTDSYSTSYQIKDGWGYCLQPQDQNAANPDYFNATNKVMKIFVGPCDGSTLQKWNAEVNKLDPVRLKDVNEK; encoded by the coding sequence ATGTGGCGCCTCCCGTCGCCCAGCGGCGACCGCGGGTCGATCCCGCTCGCGATGATGGTCGTGGTGGTCGGCTCGATGATCGGCGCGCTGGTCGGCACGCTGGTGCTCAGCCAGTTCGCCGCCACCCGGGTGGACCTGCGCCGGGTGCACGCGCTGCACGCGGCGCAGGCCGGGCTGGACGTGGCGTCGGCGCACATCCGCGCGATCGCCAGCGCGTCCGGCTCGGACCGGACCAAGCTGCCGTGCGGCCCGCTCACCGGCTCGCTCGGCGGCGGCAGCACCGCGGTCTACCGGGTGACCGTGCGCTACTACCTCAGCGACCCGCAGAACCGGGCGGAGGACTGGCTGACCACCAACAAGGTGCGGTGCAACGCCAGCAGCGGCCTGGGCGTGGTGCCGGCGTACGCGTACCTGGTCTCGACCGGCGCGGACCAGCCCACCACCACGTTCACCGACGTGCCGACGCGCGTGCTGAACGGCACCTACACCTTCAAGATCGACAATACCAACGTGGTCGGCGGTCTGATCCACGTGAGCAACAACGGCGGTGCCGACCTGTGCATGGACGCGGGCTCGGGCACGCCGCCGCAGGACCGCGTGCTGGAGATGCAGCGCTGCGAGCCGGGCAAGGTCTCGCAGATGTTCGCCTACAACGACAACCTGACGATCAGCCTGGTGTCGTCGCGCAGCGGCAGCGAGCCGCTCGGCATGTGTCTCGACGTCGACTCGGTCACCGACGGCAAGCCGGTCGTCTTCCGAAGCTGCGCGTCGCCGACCCGGCAGTCGCAGCGGTGGAGCTTCGACGACAACTCGCAGTTCCGCCCGACCAACAGCAACGGCACCATGAACACCTCCCTGTGCATCTACGTGCTGACGGCGAGGTCGGTGGGCAGCCAGGTGAGCATCAAGCCCTGCTCGGGCGACGCGACGCAGATCGTGTTCCGCCAGGACTCCGGCGTCGGCGCGGGCGCGGCCGGCGCCACGACCGGGCAGCTCATCAACTACCGCCAGTTCGGCCGGTGCCTGGACGTCACGAACGCGGTCGACAACGCGCCCTACCTGATCGCCTGGCCGTGCAAGACGCGCCCGAACCAGGCGGACGTCAAGTGGAACCAGAGGTTCACGCTGCCGACCGTGCCGAACGGGCCGCACTCCGAGATGTCGACCAACCACTCGCAGGTCGGGGTGATCCGCAGTGGTTCCAACAACAACTACTGCATGAGCAGCCCGGGTTCCACGACCACCGGTGCCTACGTGCGGTTCAACATCGCCTGCCCGGTCGGGCCCATCCCGAGGAACCAGCAGTGGACGGTGTACGGCAAGACCGACTCCTACAGCACCAGCTACCAGATCAAGGACGGCTGGGGGTACTGCCTGCAGCCGCAGGACCAGAACGCGGCGAACCCCGACTACTTCAACGCGACCAACAAGGTCATGAAGATCTTCGTCGGCCCGTGCGACGGTTCCACGCTCCAGAAGTGGAACGCCGAGGTCAACAAGCTGGACCCGGTGAGGTTGAAGGACGTCAACGAGAAGTGA
- the pilM gene encoding type IV pilus assembly protein PilM: MAATNLIGLDIGSMSVRAVETTRTKEGLGILNYAQAPLPAGAVVSGVVRDDLAVTAALKELWTTTKFRSRHVTLGVTNPQAVVREMSVAKLPRNQLKKSLPFQVRDMLPLAVERALLDFYPLEEPSGDTVRGLLIAAPKDAVLTAVQAVERAGLHVDRVDLASFALLRSASWLDTAVEAIVDIGAQATSVVVHADGEPLIVRTVPRGGQELTEVLAGRLGIGVTEAEAVKCWVGLRREEGPEVADILRDALRPLVAEIRSSFTYLSSSERPTQVQRLALSGGGSLLPGLAESLARDLGVPVVIADPMSRLRAADRGQHDNLERFRSSAAVSIGLTLGAA; encoded by the coding sequence ATGGCTGCCACCAACCTCATCGGCCTCGACATCGGATCGATGTCCGTGCGCGCCGTCGAGACGACGCGCACCAAGGAGGGCCTGGGCATCCTGAACTACGCGCAGGCCCCGCTGCCGGCGGGTGCGGTGGTCAGCGGCGTGGTCCGGGACGACCTCGCGGTCACCGCCGCGCTCAAGGAGCTGTGGACCACCACGAAGTTCCGCAGCCGGCACGTCACGCTCGGCGTCACCAACCCGCAGGCGGTCGTGCGCGAGATGTCGGTGGCGAAGCTGCCGAGGAACCAGCTGAAGAAGTCGCTGCCGTTCCAGGTCCGGGACATGCTCCCGCTGGCCGTGGAGCGCGCGCTGCTCGACTTCTACCCGCTGGAGGAGCCGTCCGGCGACACCGTCCGCGGCCTGCTCATCGCGGCGCCGAAGGACGCGGTGCTGACCGCGGTGCAGGCGGTCGAGCGGGCCGGGCTGCACGTCGACCGCGTGGACCTGGCGTCGTTCGCGCTGCTGCGCTCCGCGTCGTGGCTGGACACCGCGGTGGAGGCGATCGTCGACATCGGCGCGCAGGCGACCAGCGTGGTGGTGCACGCGGACGGCGAGCCGCTGATCGTGCGTACCGTCCCGCGCGGCGGCCAGGAGCTCACCGAGGTGCTGGCCGGCCGGCTCGGCATCGGAGTCACCGAGGCCGAGGCCGTCAAGTGCTGGGTCGGCCTGCGGCGCGAGGAGGGCCCCGAGGTGGCCGACATCCTGCGCGACGCGCTCCGCCCGCTGGTCGCCGAGATCCGCAGCTCGTTCACCTACCTCAGCTCCAGCGAGCGGCCCACGCAGGTGCAGCGGCTGGCGCTGTCCGGCGGCGGCTCGCTGCTGCCCGGGCTGGCCGAGTCGCTGGCCCGCGATCTGGGCGTGCCCGTGGTGATCGCGGACCCGATGAGCCGGCTGCGCGCCGCCGACCGCGGCCAGCACGACAACCTGGAGCGGTTCCGCTCCTCCGCGGCCGTCTCCATCGGCCTCACTCTCGGAGCGGCCTGA
- a CDS encoding prepilin peptidase, producing MTPLLVLAAVLGLAIGSFLNVVIYRVPRGESLIRPGSHCPGCGDAIRPRHNVPVLGWLALRGRCATCQARISVRYPLVEAGTALLFVAITARFGLSPDLPAYLYLASIAVALAMIDLDVRRLPNVIVLPSYLVGLILLAPAVIASGDWGQAVRALAAMAALWLFYRLLTVVRPGGMGLGDVKLAGLLGLYLGWLGWDALLVGAFAGFLIGGLAGAALLTARRATGKTAVPFGPFMLLGALLAIFAAGPVAGWYLSLLPSA from the coding sequence ATGACCCCGCTGCTCGTACTCGCCGCCGTCCTCGGCCTCGCGATCGGCTCCTTCCTCAACGTCGTGATCTACCGGGTGCCGCGCGGCGAGTCGCTGATCCGCCCCGGCTCCCACTGCCCCGGCTGCGGCGACGCGATCCGGCCCCGGCACAACGTGCCGGTGCTCGGCTGGCTGGCGCTGCGCGGCCGGTGCGCGACCTGCCAGGCCCGGATCAGCGTCCGCTACCCGCTGGTCGAGGCCGGCACCGCGCTGCTGTTCGTGGCGATCACCGCCCGGTTCGGGCTCTCGCCGGACCTGCCCGCCTACCTCTACCTGGCCTCGATCGCGGTGGCGCTGGCGATGATCGACCTGGACGTGCGGCGCCTGCCGAACGTGATCGTGCTCCCGTCGTACCTGGTCGGCCTGATCCTCCTGGCGCCCGCGGTGATCGCGAGCGGCGACTGGGGACAGGCGGTACGCGCGCTGGCCGCGATGGCCGCGCTCTGGCTCTTCTACAGGCTGCTCACCGTCGTCCGCCCGGGCGGCATGGGCCTGGGCGACGTGAAACTCGCCGGCCTGCTCGGCCTCTACCTCGGCTGGCTCGGCTGGGACGCGCTGCTGGTCGGCGCGTTCGCCGGGTTCCTCATCGGTGGCCTGGCCGGCGCCGCGCTGCTGACCGCCCGCCGCGCCACCGGCAAGACCGCGGTCCCGTTCGGCCCGTTCATGCTGCTCGGCGCGCTGCTCGCGATCTTCGCGGCCGGCCCGGTCGCCGGCTGGTATCTCTCGCTTCTCCCGTCCGCCTGA
- a CDS encoding putative Ig domain-containing protein, whose protein sequence is MRAVTHRRTRPPAPAADAGFTLVETIVAIGIVGVVMTALGTFFVSSMRTTSNQAGTQAAVQVASDAMERVRSLMPTKLANNRDQQSSTQQWASPVAGVAPWLAGMEMAYDATAAAGDGASAPMPTSPLTVTLAGVQYRQNFYLGRCWQVARTGGACTTTKPADPVEFFRVVVGVTWPDHGCANGTCSYVTTTLISNSELEPNFDTNDQAIPPQIVAPGGQADDVNTAVSLQLQANGGTAPLNWVSAEGLPPTMSMNSSGLITGTTPATPGTHTITVTVQDDYDLINTGTFTWTVNPLPTVQPQADLNSQGGVAITPLTLRVNNGTAAYSWAATGLPPGLSLSASTGVISGTPNRVGVYTVVTTVTDKNGNTATDTFVWTVPPLTVVTPGALVLVRGQTMTPVTVTASGGVQNSSRQYAWTATGLPLGVTLNATTGVISGRPSTAGTYRIVVTVRDSQLPQNTASTNEFTWRVQ, encoded by the coding sequence ATGCGCGCCGTCACGCACCGACGCACCAGGCCGCCCGCACCCGCGGCCGACGCGGGCTTCACGCTCGTCGAGACGATCGTCGCGATCGGCATCGTCGGCGTGGTGATGACGGCGCTGGGCACGTTCTTCGTCAGCTCCATGCGCACCACCTCGAACCAGGCCGGCACGCAGGCCGCGGTCCAGGTGGCCAGCGACGCGATGGAGCGGGTGCGCTCGCTGATGCCCACGAAGCTGGCGAACAACCGGGACCAGCAGAGCTCCACCCAGCAGTGGGCGAGCCCGGTCGCGGGCGTCGCGCCCTGGCTGGCCGGCATGGAGATGGCCTACGACGCCACCGCCGCCGCGGGCGACGGCGCGTCCGCGCCGATGCCGACGTCGCCGCTCACGGTCACGCTGGCCGGCGTCCAGTACCGGCAGAACTTCTACCTGGGCCGGTGCTGGCAGGTCGCCCGGACCGGCGGCGCCTGCACGACGACCAAGCCGGCCGACCCCGTCGAGTTCTTCCGCGTGGTCGTGGGCGTCACCTGGCCGGATCACGGCTGCGCGAACGGGACCTGCTCGTACGTCACCACGACGCTGATCAGCAACAGCGAGCTGGAACCCAACTTCGACACCAACGACCAGGCGATCCCGCCGCAGATCGTGGCGCCGGGCGGCCAGGCCGACGACGTGAACACCGCGGTCAGCCTCCAGTTGCAGGCCAACGGCGGTACCGCGCCGCTGAACTGGGTGTCCGCGGAGGGGTTGCCGCCGACGATGAGCATGAACTCGTCCGGCTTGATAACCGGCACGACGCCGGCCACGCCCGGCACCCACACGATCACCGTGACCGTGCAGGACGACTACGACCTGATCAACACCGGCACGTTCACCTGGACCGTGAACCCGCTGCCCACCGTGCAGCCGCAGGCCGACCTGAACAGCCAGGGCGGCGTGGCGATCACGCCGCTGACGCTGCGGGTGAACAACGGCACCGCGGCGTACTCGTGGGCGGCCACCGGGCTCCCGCCCGGACTCTCGCTCAGCGCCTCGACCGGCGTCATCTCCGGCACGCCGAACCGGGTCGGCGTGTACACCGTGGTCACCACCGTCACGGACAAGAACGGCAACACGGCCACGGACACGTTCGTCTGGACGGTGCCGCCGCTGACCGTCGTCACGCCGGGCGCCCTGGTGCTGGTCCGCGGTCAGACCATGACCCCGGTGACCGTGACCGCGAGCGGCGGCGTGCAGAACAGCAGCAGGCAGTACGCCTGGACGGCGACCGGGCTGCCGCTCGGCGTCACGCTCAACGCCACCACCGGTGTGATCAGCGGCCGGCCGTCGACCGCCGGCACGTACCGGATCGTCGTGACCGTCCGCGACTCGCAGCTCCCGCAGAACACCGCCAGCACGAACGAGTTCACCTGGAGGGTGCAATGA
- a CDS encoding prepilin-type N-terminal cleavage/methylation domain-containing protein — protein sequence MQHLIAKSQQKRAESDKGFTLIELLVVVVIIGILVAIAVPVYLNYRKGASNKSAQSDVRAAISAVEQFYTENGNKYPVDASATAPTALALQATAGTAGPRDQKANLSSGNEMQYDLLSATNYVICARNVDGGQIYVYNNATGGSVRESSAADLAACITAG from the coding sequence ATGCAGCACCTCATCGCCAAGTCCCAGCAGAAGCGGGCGGAAAGCGACAAGGGTTTCACCCTGATCGAGCTGCTGGTGGTCGTCGTGATCATCGGCATCCTGGTCGCCATCGCGGTTCCGGTGTACCTGAACTACCGCAAGGGCGCGTCGAACAAGTCGGCCCAGTCCGACGTGCGCGCCGCGATCAGCGCGGTCGAGCAGTTCTACACCGAGAACGGCAACAAGTACCCGGTCGACGCCTCCGCCACGGCCCCGACCGCACTCGCCCTCCAGGCGACCGCGGGCACCGCCGGCCCGCGCGACCAGAAGGCGAACCTGTCCAGCGGCAACGAGATGCAGTACGACCTGCTCAGCGCGACCAACTACGTGATCTGCGCGCGGAACGTGGACGGCGGTCAGATCTACGTCTACAACAACGCGACCGGTGGCTCCGTCCGTGAGTCCAGCGCCGCCGACCTGGCCGCCTGCATCACGGCCGGCTGA
- a CDS encoding prepilin-type N-terminal cleavage/methylation domain-containing protein: MARLRAGEQRDAGITLIEVIVGMAIMSVLMVLFTTAITQVYRTFNKVDATTQAQSQVNTVFLRLDREIRYSTGITAGLRSGATSVIEYQVYLNNVKSCVQLRVRSDTGLLQRREWATDAAPPATWTTLLSGVRLVPAAQATPSLAGGATAAPPVSRPAGTSTQDFQRLRLYFITTGGGGAASTERLTDVTFTALNTTASAITDDLCKEGRNGL, translated from the coding sequence GTGGCACGGCTGCGCGCCGGCGAGCAGCGGGACGCCGGCATCACGCTGATCGAGGTGATCGTCGGCATGGCGATCATGTCGGTGCTGATGGTGCTGTTCACCACCGCCATCACGCAGGTCTACCGCACCTTCAACAAGGTGGACGCCACCACGCAGGCACAGTCGCAGGTGAACACCGTGTTCCTGCGCCTGGACCGGGAGATCCGGTACTCCACCGGCATCACCGCCGGCCTCCGGAGCGGGGCGACCAGCGTGATCGAGTACCAGGTCTACCTGAACAACGTGAAGAGCTGCGTGCAGCTGCGGGTCCGGTCCGACACCGGCCTGCTCCAGCGGCGGGAGTGGGCCACCGACGCCGCCCCGCCGGCCACCTGGACCACGCTGCTCAGCGGCGTACGCCTGGTCCCGGCCGCGCAGGCGACGCCGAGCCTGGCCGGCGGCGCGACCGCGGCGCCGCCGGTGTCCCGGCCGGCGGGCACCTCCACCCAGGACTTCCAGCGGCTGCGGCTGTACTTCATCACCACGGGCGGCGGTGGGGCGGCCTCCACCGAGCGGCTCACCGACGTGACGTTCACGGCGCTGAACACCACGGCCTCGGCCATCACCGACGACCTGTGCAAAGAGGGAAGGAACGGGCTGTGA
- a CDS encoding type II secretion system F family protein — protein MAATKTYDYSSVDATGKRSKGKIDASNEAAAAQLLRQRGIVPLSIEQAGQGLNRELSIPGLSGRVTLKDLSVFSRQFATLTGSGMSLLRTLAVLEEQTVKPPLRKAIADIRTDVAAGVALSAAMGKHDRIFPTLMIAMIRAGEAGGFIDEALERIAVNFEKDAALRGKIKSALTYPVIVLLFSFVLIAGVLIFIVPVFENMFTQLGGELPLPTKIIVDASHSLVWSGPLTIGVVLAVVFGFRYALRSKPEVRLWFDRAKLRMPVFGGLLRKMAISRFSRNLSTLLSAGVPVLQALDVVGATTGNTVVTEAMKDLQAAIRDGQPMSAPLRKHSIFPQMVTQMIEVGEESGQISQMLGKIADFYDREVDDAAEALTASIEPLMVVFMGVAVGSMVVCLYLPMFSVYQNIGGTS, from the coding sequence GTGGCAGCCACCAAGACGTACGACTACAGCAGCGTCGACGCGACCGGCAAGCGCAGCAAGGGCAAGATCGATGCCTCGAACGAGGCGGCGGCCGCCCAACTGCTGCGCCAGCGCGGCATCGTGCCGCTCTCCATCGAGCAGGCCGGGCAGGGCCTCAACCGGGAGCTGAGCATCCCGGGCCTGAGCGGCCGGGTCACGCTCAAGGACCTGTCGGTGTTCTCCCGGCAGTTCGCGACGCTGACCGGTTCCGGCATGTCGCTGCTGCGGACGCTGGCCGTGCTCGAGGAGCAGACGGTCAAGCCGCCGCTGCGCAAGGCGATCGCGGACATCCGCACGGACGTCGCCGCCGGTGTCGCGCTGTCCGCGGCGATGGGCAAGCACGACCGGATCTTCCCGACGCTCATGATCGCGATGATCCGCGCCGGTGAGGCCGGCGGTTTCATCGACGAGGCGCTGGAACGGATCGCGGTCAACTTCGAGAAGGACGCGGCGCTCCGCGGCAAGATCAAGAGTGCGCTGACGTACCCGGTGATCGTGCTGCTCTTCAGCTTCGTGCTGATCGCCGGCGTCCTGATCTTCATCGTGCCGGTCTTCGAGAACATGTTCACGCAGCTCGGCGGCGAGTTGCCGCTGCCGACGAAGATCATCGTTGATGCCAGTCACAGCCTGGTCTGGTCCGGGCCGCTGACCATCGGCGTGGTCCTCGCGGTGGTGTTCGGCTTCCGGTACGCGCTGCGCAGCAAACCCGAGGTCCGGCTCTGGTTCGACCGGGCCAAGCTGCGCATGCCCGTCTTCGGCGGCCTGCTGCGGAAGATGGCCATCAGCCGGTTCTCCCGCAACCTCAGCACGCTGCTCTCCGCCGGCGTGCCCGTGCTCCAGGCGCTCGACGTCGTGGGCGCCACCACGGGCAACACCGTGGTCACCGAGGCGATGAAGGACCTCCAGGCCGCGATCCGGGACGGGCAGCCCATGTCCGCGCCGCTGCGCAAGCACTCGATCTTCCCGCAGATGGTCACGCAGATGATCGAGGTCGGCGAAGAGAGCGGCCAAATCAGTCAGATGCTCGGCAAGATTGCCGACTTTTATGACCGTGAGGTCGACGACGCCGCGGAGGCGCTCACGGCCTCGATCGAGCCGCTCATGGTCGTCTTCATGGGCGTCGCGGTCGGCTCGATGGTCGTCTGCCTCTACCTGCCGATGTTCTCGGTCTACCAGAACATCGGCGGGACCTCCTGA
- a CDS encoding type IV pilus twitching motility protein PilT, whose translation MIVEQTLDDLVAGGDRNDNRDSLDAMLQSLIQAQGSDLHLTVGAPPTIRVHGALNYLPDYERMSQIDVAMLARAATTDEQWAIFRDHSELDFAYSVPHVGRFRVNLYQQRGSVGAAFRAIAQRIKPLDELGVPEAVGRFASLHRGLVLVTGPTGSGKTTTLAALLDLANRTRASHIVTIEDPIEFLHPHKKSLVNQREVGADTKDFSTALKHALRQDPDIILVGELRDLETTQTALTAAETGHLVLATLHTQSATQTIDRIIDIFPPHQQQQIRAQLSMALQGVVTQALCARADGTGRTIITEIMTATPAIRSLIREGKTHQIPSFMQAGSADGMLSFDQHLAERVRHQIITFEQAADLCHSVEELRRLTGRM comes from the coding sequence GTGATCGTAGAGCAGACGCTCGACGACCTGGTGGCGGGCGGTGACCGGAACGACAACCGGGATTCCCTGGACGCCATGCTGCAGTCGCTGATCCAGGCGCAGGGCTCGGATCTGCACCTGACGGTCGGCGCGCCGCCGACGATCCGGGTGCACGGTGCGCTCAATTACCTGCCCGACTACGAGCGGATGAGTCAGATCGACGTCGCCATGCTGGCCCGGGCCGCGACCACGGACGAGCAGTGGGCGATCTTCCGGGACCACAGCGAACTGGACTTCGCGTACAGCGTGCCGCACGTGGGGCGGTTCCGGGTCAACCTGTACCAGCAGCGTGGCTCCGTGGGCGCGGCGTTCCGGGCGATCGCGCAGCGGATCAAGCCGCTGGACGAACTGGGTGTGCCGGAGGCGGTCGGCCGGTTCGCGTCGCTGCACCGCGGGCTGGTGCTGGTCACCGGGCCGACCGGGTCCGGCAAGACCACCACGCTGGCGGCGCTGCTGGACCTGGCCAACCGGACCCGCGCGTCGCACATCGTGACGATCGAGGACCCGATCGAGTTCCTGCACCCGCACAAGAAGAGCCTGGTCAACCAGCGCGAGGTGGGCGCGGACACCAAGGACTTCTCGACCGCGCTGAAGCACGCGCTGCGCCAGGACCCGGACATCATCCTGGTCGGTGAGCTTCGCGACCTGGAGACCACGCAGACCGCGCTGACCGCGGCCGAGACCGGTCACCTGGTGCTGGCCACGCTGCACACGCAGAGCGCCACCCAGACGATCGACCGCATCATCGACATCTTCCCGCCGCACCAGCAGCAGCAGATCCGCGCGCAGCTCTCGATGGCGCTGCAGGGCGTGGTCACGCAGGCGCTGTGCGCGCGGGCGGACGGCACCGGCCGGACCATCATCACCGAGATCATGACGGCGACGCCGGCCATCCGGTCGCTGATCCGCGAGGGCAAGACGCACCAGATCCCGTCGTTCATGCAGGCCGGCAGCGCGGACGGCATGTTGTCGTTCGACCAGCACCTGGCCGAGCGGGTACGGCACCAGATCATCACGTTCGAGCAGGCCGCGGACCTCTGTCACTCGGTCGAGGAACTGCGCCGCCTGACAGGACGGATGTGA
- a CDS encoding helix-turn-helix domain-containing protein — protein MSTADKDGGTAGSPTVLRMLLGSQLRKLREAKGVTREKAGWEIRSSESKISRMELGRVGFKERDVADLLTLYGVDDEQERASLLALAREANTPGWWHKHSDVLPNWFQAYLGLEATATIIRNYEVQYVPGLLQSADYARGVILLGHNLAPTDEIESRVKLRMARQQVLSRADAPRFWGLLDEAALRRPIGGTDVMRAQILHLLELAKLPNITLQVIPFEAGGHAAAGGAFSILRFHDQELPDVVYMEQLTSALYLDKREDVDHYAAAMERLCVEALQPNDTIRFLERFVDEFYPVTSR, from the coding sequence GTGAGCACGGCAGACAAAGACGGTGGCACGGCGGGCAGCCCGACCGTCCTCCGGATGCTGCTGGGTTCCCAGCTTCGCAAGCTCCGTGAGGCCAAGGGCGTCACCCGGGAGAAGGCCGGCTGGGAGATCCGCTCCTCGGAGTCGAAGATCAGCCGGATGGAGCTCGGCCGCGTCGGCTTCAAGGAGCGCGACGTCGCGGATCTGCTGACCCTCTACGGCGTCGACGACGAGCAGGAGCGGGCCAGCCTGCTGGCCCTGGCACGGGAGGCCAACACGCCTGGCTGGTGGCACAAGCACAGTGACGTCCTGCCGAACTGGTTCCAGGCGTACCTGGGCCTGGAGGCGACCGCCACGATCATCCGCAATTACGAGGTGCAGTACGTTCCCGGTCTGCTCCAGTCCGCGGACTACGCGCGCGGCGTGATCCTGCTCGGCCACAATCTCGCCCCCACCGACGAGATCGAGAGCCGCGTCAAGCTGCGGATGGCCCGCCAGCAGGTGCTCAGCCGCGCGGACGCGCCCCGCTTCTGGGGCCTGCTCGACGAGGCCGCGCTGCGCCGCCCGATCGGCGGCACCGACGTGATGCGCGCGCAGATCCTCCACCTGCTGGAGCTGGCCAAGCTGCCCAACATCACGCTCCAGGTCATCCCGTTCGAGGCGGGCGGCCACGCCGCGGCCGGCGGCGCCTTCAGCATCCTCCGCTTCCACGACCAGGAACTGCCGGACGTGGTCTACATGGAGCAGCTGACCAGCGCGCTCTACCTGGACAAGCGCGAGGACGTGGACCACTACGCGGCGGCGATGGAGCGCCTCTGCGTGGAGGCGCTCCAGCCGAACGACACGATCCGCTTCCTCGAGCGTTTCGTCGACGAGTTCTACCCCGTCACTTCTCGTTGA
- a CDS encoding PilN domain-containing protein, whose amino-acid sequence MSIDMYPAESGFTAQLPVPQQDPLRPLRIAANLLPDEVQSGRRARRTRAVAVTGVGAVVLALAGWYATTVVKAQDAQDELVRAEAQAAAVQQDQREYSELTGVKSELNTAKERLGALMANDSQWQQLIADIRAAAPRDVSIVQLGAGISNQDLTGQTGETGLPSEVTDKLVGTITLGGTAKDKDQVADFVDNLREVTGLANPLPVTITTSDGSENFTIEIDITQAALGGRFTPEATETPVPGSTTGGN is encoded by the coding sequence ATGAGCATCGACATGTACCCCGCCGAGTCCGGCTTCACCGCGCAGCTGCCGGTCCCGCAGCAGGACCCGCTGCGCCCGCTGCGGATCGCGGCGAACCTGCTGCCGGACGAGGTCCAGAGCGGTCGGCGCGCCCGGCGTACCCGGGCCGTGGCCGTCACCGGCGTGGGCGCGGTGGTGCTGGCGCTGGCCGGCTGGTACGCCACCACGGTCGTGAAGGCCCAGGACGCGCAGGACGAGCTGGTCCGCGCGGAGGCGCAGGCCGCGGCCGTCCAGCAGGACCAGCGCGAGTACAGCGAGCTGACCGGCGTGAAGTCGGAGCTGAACACGGCCAAGGAGCGGCTCGGCGCGCTGATGGCGAACGACTCGCAGTGGCAGCAGCTGATCGCCGACATCCGCGCCGCCGCGCCGCGCGACGTGTCGATCGTGCAGCTCGGCGCCGGGATCAGCAACCAGGACCTGACCGGGCAGACCGGGGAGACCGGGCTGCCGTCCGAGGTCACGGACAAGCTGGTGGGCACCATCACGCTGGGCGGGACGGCCAAGGACAAGGACCAGGTCGCGGACTTCGTCGACAACCTCCGTGAGGTGACCGGCCTGGCCAATCCGCTGCCGGTCACCATCACCACGTCGGACGGCTCGGAGAACTTCACCATCGAGATCGACATCACCCAGGCCGCGCTCGGCGGCCGGTTCACGCCCGAGGCGACGGAGACGCCGGTGCCCGGCTCCACCACGGGAGGCAACTGA
- the pilO gene encoding type 4a pilus biogenesis protein PilO yields the protein MRAHADKLWIAGGALVAVLLFLLTWTLLVMPKNDEAETIRMAVAEADGKADQQRQALKELEADNVNLPAYKAELEKYQNALPATNEFPDLLRSLRELAADHHVEVSALAVAGSTKIEGTTPSIYDMPLTMTVVGDIDDVQGFLNALQQEQARAVLIDSVTVSDDGGSLGAGDATASLALHVFVSGDGPPAVEGQQAVS from the coding sequence ATGCGCGCCCACGCGGACAAGCTCTGGATCGCCGGCGGCGCGCTGGTCGCGGTCCTGCTGTTCCTGCTCACCTGGACGCTGCTGGTGATGCCGAAGAACGACGAGGCGGAGACCATCCGGATGGCCGTGGCCGAGGCGGACGGCAAGGCCGACCAGCAGCGCCAGGCGCTGAAGGAGCTGGAAGCGGACAACGTGAACCTGCCGGCCTACAAGGCCGAGCTGGAGAAGTACCAGAACGCGCTGCCCGCCACGAACGAGTTCCCGGACCTGCTCCGGTCGCTGCGCGAGCTCGCCGCGGACCATCACGTCGAGGTCAGCGCGCTCGCCGTGGCCGGCTCGACCAAGATCGAAGGCACCACGCCGAGCATCTACGACATGCCGCTCACGATGACCGTGGTCGGCGACATCGACGACGTTCAGGGCTTCCTGAACGCGCTCCAGCAGGAGCAGGCCCGCGCGGTGCTGATCGACTCGGTCACCGTCTCCGACGACGGCGGCTCGCTCGGCGCCGGCGACGCGACCGCCTCGCTCGCGCTGCACGTGTTCGTCTCCGGCGACGGCCCGCCGGCCGTCGAGGGCCAGCAGGCCGTCAGCTGA